One genomic segment of Oncorhynchus nerka isolate Pitt River linkage group LG16, Oner_Uvic_2.0, whole genome shotgun sequence includes these proteins:
- the LOC115143932 gene encoding leucine-rich repeat-containing protein 4B-like, whose translation MHVVMMTSPSTPSPLLWLVQLLLWLHHHGPQLTEAVPPCPNPCSCSNQASRVICTRKSLEDVPDSISVNTRYLNLQENTIQVIKSDTFKHLRHLEILQLSKNHIRQIEVGAFNGLPNLNTLELFDNRLTLVPSQAFEYLSKLRELWLRNNPIETLPAYAFHRVPSLRRLDLGELRKLDYISEAAFEGLVNLRFLNLGMCGLKDIPNLTPLVRLEELELSGNQLGIVRPGSFQGLVSLRKLWLMHSKVTVIERNAFDDLKNLEELNLSHNSLHSLPHDLFTPLHQLERVHLNHNPWVCNCDVLWLSWWLKETVPSNTTCCARCHAPPVLKGRYIGELDQSHFTCYAPVIVEPPTDLNVTEGMAAELKCRTGTSMTSVNWLTPNGTLMTHGSYRVRISVLHDGTLNFTNVTVQDTGQYTCMVTNSAGNTTATAVLNVSSSDSSNPYSFFTTVTVETVETNNGEDAGRQYINETYVPPDYLGPTFSGGVLGKGRAGFTISPSRSSLHSFSPRATRNTENTVTVSIMDVTNITGLDDVMKTTKIIIGCFVAITFMAAVMLVVFYKLRKQHQLHKHHGPTRAIEIINVEDEIGAGAGSGISGGSTMQSGCGGDGTLRMHHPEIVNLPNIGRSEHLNHYYKANHFNNNVMGLSIGTGAGVGTLSNKNNLSPLNQQGQDIPISCTQVPIPSATFQTMSGNGTNTNPLSVSPPLPMSLPMPPMGLHGSIKGFMGQNQNPQMEPLLFKGNSKENVQETQI comes from the exons ATGCATGTTGTCATGATGACcagcccctccaccccctcccccctcctctggtTGGTCCAGCTTTTGCTGTGGCTTCACCACCATGGACCTCAGCTGACAGAGGCCGTGCCCCCATGTCCCAACCCCTGTAGCTGCTCCAATCAGGCAAGCCGCGTCATCTGTACAAGGAAGAGTTTAGAGGACGTACCAGACAGTATATCTGTGAACACAAGATACCTCAACTTACAAGAGAACACGATTCAG GTGATAAAGTCAGACACGTTCAAGCACCTGCGGCATTTGGAAATACTGCAGCTCTCCAAGAATCACATCCGACAGATTGAGGTGGGCGCGTTCAATGGCCTGCCAAACCTCAACACCCTTGAGCTCTTTGACAATCGCCTCACGCTGGTACCATCGCAGGCCTTTGAGTACCTCAGCAAGCTGCGGGAGCTCTGGCTACGGAACAACCCCATCGAGACACTGCCAGCGTACGCCTTTCACCGCGTTCCCTCCCTGCGCCGGCTCGACCTGGGCGAACTCAGAAAGCTGGACTACATCTCTGAGGCCGCCTTTGAGGGCCTGGTCAACTTGCGCTTCCTGAACCTGGGCATGTGCGGCCTGAAGGACATCCCCAACCTCACACCCTTGGTCAGACTGGAGGAGCTGGAGCTGTCAGGAAACCAGCTGGGGATCGTCAGGCCGGGCTCCTTCCAGGGCCTGGTGTCACTGCGCAAGCTGTGGCTCATGCACTCCAAGGTGACGGTCATTGAGCGCAATGCCTTCGACGACCTGAAGAACCTGGAGGAGCTCAACCTGTCCCACAACTCTCTGCATTCACTGCCCCACGACCTCTTCACCCCGCTGCACCAGTTGGAGCGGGTGCACCTTAACCACAACCCCTGGGTGTGCAACTGCGATGTCCTGTGGCTCAGTTGGTGGCTCAAGGAGACAGTGCCCAGTAACACCACATGCTGTGCCCGTTGCCACGCGCCCCCAGTCCTGAAGGGCCGCTACATCGGTGAGCTGGACCAGAGCCACTTCACATGCTACGCTCCCGTCATCGTAGAGCCACCCACCGACCTCAATGTCACAGAGGGTATGGCCGCGGAGCTGAAGTGTCGCACTGGCACCTCCATGACGTCTGTCAACTGGCtcaccccaaatggcaccctcatgACCCATGGATCGTACCGCGTCAGGATCTCAGTCCTTCACGACGGAACCCTGAATTTCACCAACGTTACTGTGCAGGACACGGGCCAATACACCTGCATGGTGACCAACTCTGCAGGCAACACCACGGCGACTGCAGTGCTCAACGTGTCCTCCTCCGACTCCAGCAACCCCTACAGCTTCTTCACCACCGTCACTGTTGAAACCGTGGAAACAAACAATGGTGAGGATGCTGGGAGGCAGTACATCAACGAAACCTACGTACCACCAGATTACCTGGGTCCCACTTTTTCAGGAGGGGTACTGGGTAAAGGCAGGGCTGGATTCACCATATCTCCATCTCGCTCTTCTCTCCACTCTTTCTCCCCGCGTGCCACCAGAAACACTGAAAATACAGTCACAGTGTCGATAATGGATGTCACAAACATTACTGGCCTGGACGACGTGATGAAGACCACCAAGATCATCATTGGCTGCTTTGTGGCCATCACCTTCATGGCAGCCGTGATGCTTGTGGTCTTCTACAAGCTGAGGAAGCAGCACCAGCTGCACAAGCACCATGGCCCCACCCGCGCTATTGAGATCATCAACGTGGAAGACGAGATTGGTGCCGGGGCCGGGAGCGGCATCTCAGGGGGATCGACCATGCAATCTGGGTGCGGAGGAGACGGAACATTGAGGATGCATCACCCGGAAATAGTCAACCTTCCCAACATTGGGCGATCAGAGCATCTTAACCATTACTACAAGGCCAATCATTTCAACAACAATGTGATGGGTCTGAGCATTGGGACAGGGGCAGGAGTCGGTACTCTAAGCAACAAGAACAATCTATCTCCACTTAACCAGCAAGGCCAGGATATCCCAATCTCCTGTACACAGGTTCCAATCCCCTCCGCCACTTTCCAGACCATGTCTGGAAATGGCACCAACACCAACCCTCTTTCTGTTTCCCCACCTCTGCCAATGTCCCTCCCCATGCCCCCCATGGGATTACATGGATCGATCAAGGGTTTCATGGGCCAGAACCAGAACCCACAAATGGAACCTCTTCTGTTCAAGGGAAACTCAAAGGAAAACGTTCAAGAGACTCAAATTTGA